In one window of Bemisia tabaci chromosome 4, PGI_BMITA_v3 DNA:
- the AsnRS-m gene encoding asparaginyl-tRNA synthetase isoform X2, protein MSVQINPFKNFRNFLCTTIQHSSSYKDSMLQGWVKSVRKMKGMIFLDVNDGSTCHKLQIVASKTTVPKNLSYGCSIVASGPVILNPQNQLELRAEELSVVGSCDLTNGYPFLPRKSYDAEYVRQYLHLRPRTNSFSSLLRLRHHASWTLRQYLNMNGYIEVHTPVLTSNDCEGAGETFFVKPNCKATLEAMASPGQSEDEVFFKRKAYLSVSGQLQLEIMARSLSNVYSFGPIFRAENSKSRLHLSEFYMLEVEKAFLDSMNELLEIMEKLLKSVLSTVFENHREEIEHYRKMVNCADYTDVENIISKPFQVLTFDEAKQILRDHSGQFQEPLLEKEGFTKEHELFLVKLNNNVPVFIVEWPAHMKPFYMKASTHSPEKVLAVDLLCPVVGELCGGSLREDDCSILEERMQKLNLTESLDWYLDIRKYGNVPSGGFGLGFERFLQMALGVSNIKDAIPFPRWPKNCKF, encoded by the exons ATGTCGGTTCAAATCAAtccattcaaaaatttcagaaattttctctGCACCACCATCCAACACTCCAGCAGTTATAAAG ACTCTATGTTGCAGGGATGGGTGAAATCTGTCCGGAAAATGAAAGGAATGATTTTCCTGGATGTAAATGATGGCTCTACCTGTCATAAATTACAAATCGTTGCATCGAAAACAACTGTACCAAAGAATTTATCGTATGGCTGTTCAATAGTTGCTAGTGGGCCAGTAATCCTCAATCCCCAAAATCAGCTTGAATTAAGAGCAGAAGAACTTAGTGTGGTAGGATCATGTGACTTGACTAATGg GTACCCATTTCTTCCTAGGAAATCCTATGATGCAGAATACGTAAGGCAATATCTACATCTACGGCCACGGACAAACTCTTTCAGCTCTCTCCTGCGTTTACGGCATCATGCCTCCTGGACTCTGCGGCAGTATTTGAATATGAATGGATACATCGAAGTTCACACACCTGTACTAACATCCAATGATTGTGAAGGTGCTGGAGAAACATTTTTTGTCAAACCTAACTGCAAAGCGACGCTAGAGGCAATGGCCTCTCCTGGACAATCTGAAGATGAAGTGTTTTTCAAAAGGAAGGCCTATTTGTCAGTCTCAGGACAGCTTCAACTAGAAATAATGGCAAG GAGTTTGAGTAACGTTTACAGTTTTGGGCCTATTTTTCGAGCAGAAAATTCTAAATCTCGGCTACATCTCTCTGAATTTTACATGTTAGAAGTAGAAAAAGCATTCCTAGACTCCATGAATGAATTGCTtgaaatcatggaaaaattgCTGAAGTCAGTTCTCAGCACTGTGTTTGAAAATCATAGAGAAGAAATTGAACATTATCGCAAAATGGTAAACTGTGCTGATTATACTGATGTAGAAAACATCATCAGTAAACCGTTTCAAGTCTTAACATTCGATGAAGCCAAACAAATACTGCGAGATCATAGTGGACAATTCCAAGAACCTTTGCTTGAAAAAGAAGGATTCACAAAAGAGCATGAATTGTTTTTGGTTAAATTAAACAACAATGTTCCTGTTTTCATCGTGGAATGGCCTGCACACATGAAACCATTTTATATGAAAGCCTCGACCCACTCTCCAGAAAAG GTTTTGGCTGTGGATTTATTGTGCCCAGTGGTTGGTGAACTTTGCGGAGGTAGTTTAAGAGAAGACGATTGCTCAATACTTGAAGAAAGAATGCAAAAATTGAATCTAACAGAGAGTCTTGATTGGTATTTAGATATCAGAAAATATGGTAATGTACCCTCAGGAGGTTTTGGTTTAGGCTTTGAGCGTTTTCTGCAAATGGCCCTTGGCGTTTCAAACATCAAAGATGCAATACCATTTCCTAGATGGcccaaaaattgtaaattttga
- the LOC109033528 gene encoding cytochrome c oxidase subunit 7A1, mitochondrial gives MSKILASRAFQAMRTMQPVRLSHNIDFEIGPHLLTRPKPKMPKGWDKIEKRREIFQLDDGVPTFLKMGFWDNILYRLTACAVVGGNVWSFYTLYQFANMP, from the exons atgagcaaaATCTTAGCTTCTAGAGCTTTTCAAGCCATGCGAACAATGCAGCCAGTTCGTCTTAGTCACaacattgattttgaaattggCCCTCACCTTCTGACAAGACCCAAACCAAAAATGCCTAAAG GCTGggataaaatcgaaaaaaggcgtgaaattttccaactaGATGATGGTGTCCCAACCTTCCTTAAAATGGGCTTCTGGGATAATATTCTATACAGACTTACAGCTTGCGCGGTCGTAGGAGGGAATGTTTGGTCGTTTTACACTTTGTACCAGTTTGCGAATATGCCTTAG
- the AsnRS-m gene encoding asparaginyl-tRNA synthetase isoform X1 — translation MRMAFFGNSVKHISVLNSWCNQTRCRFKSIHSKISEIFSAPPSNTPAVIKGWVKSVRKMKGMIFLDVNDGSTCHKLQIVASKTTVPKNLSYGCSIVASGPVILNPQNQLELRAEELSVVGSCDLTNGYPFLPRKSYDAEYVRQYLHLRPRTNSFSSLLRLRHHASWTLRQYLNMNGYIEVHTPVLTSNDCEGAGETFFVKPNCKATLEAMASPGQSEDEVFFKRKAYLSVSGQLQLEIMARSLSNVYSFGPIFRAENSKSRLHLSEFYMLEVEKAFLDSMNELLEIMEKLLKSVLSTVFENHREEIEHYRKMVNCADYTDVENIISKPFQVLTFDEAKQILRDHSGQFQEPLLEKEGFTKEHELFLVKLNNNVPVFIVEWPAHMKPFYMKASTHSPEKVLAVDLLCPVVGELCGGSLREDDCSILEERMQKLNLTESLDWYLDIRKYGNVPSGGFGLGFERFLQMALGVSNIKDAIPFPRWPKNCKF, via the exons ATGAGAATGGCATTCTTCGGGAATAGTGTGAAACATATCTCAGTTTTGAACTCTTGGTGTAATCAAACTCGATGTCGGTTCAAATCAAtccattcaaaaatttcagaaattttctctGCACCACCATCCAACACTCCAGCAGTTATAAAG GGATGGGTGAAATCTGTCCGGAAAATGAAAGGAATGATTTTCCTGGATGTAAATGATGGCTCTACCTGTCATAAATTACAAATCGTTGCATCGAAAACAACTGTACCAAAGAATTTATCGTATGGCTGTTCAATAGTTGCTAGTGGGCCAGTAATCCTCAATCCCCAAAATCAGCTTGAATTAAGAGCAGAAGAACTTAGTGTGGTAGGATCATGTGACTTGACTAATGg GTACCCATTTCTTCCTAGGAAATCCTATGATGCAGAATACGTAAGGCAATATCTACATCTACGGCCACGGACAAACTCTTTCAGCTCTCTCCTGCGTTTACGGCATCATGCCTCCTGGACTCTGCGGCAGTATTTGAATATGAATGGATACATCGAAGTTCACACACCTGTACTAACATCCAATGATTGTGAAGGTGCTGGAGAAACATTTTTTGTCAAACCTAACTGCAAAGCGACGCTAGAGGCAATGGCCTCTCCTGGACAATCTGAAGATGAAGTGTTTTTCAAAAGGAAGGCCTATTTGTCAGTCTCAGGACAGCTTCAACTAGAAATAATGGCAAG GAGTTTGAGTAACGTTTACAGTTTTGGGCCTATTTTTCGAGCAGAAAATTCTAAATCTCGGCTACATCTCTCTGAATTTTACATGTTAGAAGTAGAAAAAGCATTCCTAGACTCCATGAATGAATTGCTtgaaatcatggaaaaattgCTGAAGTCAGTTCTCAGCACTGTGTTTGAAAATCATAGAGAAGAAATTGAACATTATCGCAAAATGGTAAACTGTGCTGATTATACTGATGTAGAAAACATCATCAGTAAACCGTTTCAAGTCTTAACATTCGATGAAGCCAAACAAATACTGCGAGATCATAGTGGACAATTCCAAGAACCTTTGCTTGAAAAAGAAGGATTCACAAAAGAGCATGAATTGTTTTTGGTTAAATTAAACAACAATGTTCCTGTTTTCATCGTGGAATGGCCTGCACACATGAAACCATTTTATATGAAAGCCTCGACCCACTCTCCAGAAAAG GTTTTGGCTGTGGATTTATTGTGCCCAGTGGTTGGTGAACTTTGCGGAGGTAGTTTAAGAGAAGACGATTGCTCAATACTTGAAGAAAGAATGCAAAAATTGAATCTAACAGAGAGTCTTGATTGGTATTTAGATATCAGAAAATATGGTAATGTACCCTCAGGAGGTTTTGGTTTAGGCTTTGAGCGTTTTCTGCAAATGGCCCTTGGCGTTTCAAACATCAAAGATGCAATACCATTTCCTAGATGGcccaaaaattgtaaattttga